Proteins co-encoded in one Granulicella cerasi genomic window:
- a CDS encoding NupC/NupG family nucleoside CNT transporter encodes MARFTGLLGLIVFLGIAYALSTDRKAIRWRTVAWGLGLQVFFAFIVLRASWGQRILKSGADAVAGLLGHAADGSAMVFGKLGDPHSPMAIFAFAVLPTIIFVSALFGALYHLGIMQQIIKVVAWVMQRTMGTSGAESTNVAASIFMGQTEAPLTIRPYLNDATRSELMTIMTSGMAHVSGGIMAAYILFGIRAQDLLSAVIMTAPGTILIAKMLVPETEVPKTLGTVHMSENEEHKNENLIGSIARGTIDGGQLAFNVAIMLISFLAIVGLINAIMLGTSNALWVHGIRFPHSLGNALGVLCAPVAWLIGIPWHDAPIVGNLIGTRAVLNEFIAYNQLGTLAKSGAISTRTLAIATFALCGFANLGSVGMQIGGIGALIPSRRNDLAKLGLRAMLAGTMANLMSAAIVSMLMK; translated from the coding sequence TTGGCACGTTTCACCGGATTGCTCGGCCTCATCGTTTTTCTTGGCATCGCCTACGCGCTGTCCACTGACCGCAAGGCCATCCGCTGGCGCACCGTGGCATGGGGACTCGGCCTGCAGGTCTTCTTTGCCTTCATCGTGCTGCGTGCCTCCTGGGGACAACGCATCCTGAAGAGCGGCGCTGATGCTGTCGCTGGCCTACTCGGCCATGCCGCAGACGGCTCTGCCATGGTCTTCGGCAAACTCGGTGACCCGCACTCGCCCATGGCGATCTTCGCCTTCGCCGTGCTGCCCACCATCATCTTCGTCTCGGCACTCTTCGGCGCGCTCTACCATCTCGGCATCATGCAACAGATCATCAAGGTCGTGGCCTGGGTGATGCAGCGCACCATGGGCACCTCCGGCGCAGAGTCCACCAACGTCGCGGCCAGCATCTTCATGGGCCAGACTGAAGCCCCGCTCACCATCCGCCCGTACCTCAATGACGCGACGCGCTCGGAGCTGATGACCATCATGACCTCCGGCATGGCACACGTCTCCGGCGGCATCATGGCGGCATACATCCTCTTCGGCATCCGCGCGCAGGACCTGCTCTCCGCTGTCATCATGACCGCACCCGGCACTATCCTCATCGCCAAGATGCTGGTGCCTGAAACCGAAGTGCCAAAGACCCTCGGCACCGTGCACATGTCCGAGAACGAAGAGCATAAGAACGAAAACCTCATCGGCTCCATCGCGCGCGGCACCATCGACGGCGGTCAGCTCGCCTTCAACGTCGCGATTATGCTCATCAGCTTCCTTGCCATCGTCGGTCTCATCAACGCGATCATGCTTGGCACGTCGAATGCCCTCTGGGTGCACGGCATCCGCTTCCCGCACTCGCTCGGCAACGCGCTCGGCGTGCTCTGCGCACCGGTAGCGTGGCTCATCGGCATCCCGTGGCATGACGCGCCGATCGTCGGCAACCTCATCGGCACGCGCGCTGTGCTCAATGAGTTCATCGCCTACAACCAGCTCGGCACGCTCGCCAAGTCCGGCGCCATCTCTACCCGCACCCTGGCTATCGCAACCTTCGCACTCTGCGGCTTTGCCAACCTCGGTTCAGTCGGCATGCAGATCGGCGGCATCGGCGCACTCATCCCGTCGCGTCGCAACGATCTCGCCAAGCTCGGCCTTCGCGCCATGCTCGCTGGCACGATGGCGAACCTCATGTCCGCCGCGATCGTCAGCATGCTCATGAAGTAA
- a CDS encoding cytidine deaminase, translating into MSNETQTPNALSAEAKIALRRLALEAAENSYSPYSKFRVGAALLLTDGTIITGCNVENCSYRLTSCAEQGAIARAVAQYGPKIRLEAVAVANLNESASMPCGACRQTLTEFGDDSVLVLYPGEGGSDEETTIGDLLPHAFRLEFIK; encoded by the coding sequence ATGTCGAACGAAACTCAAACACCAAACGCCCTCAGCGCCGAAGCCAAGATCGCGCTACGCCGCCTTGCGCTCGAAGCCGCCGAAAACTCTTACTCGCCCTACTCGAAATTTCGCGTAGGCGCAGCGCTGCTGCTCACCGATGGCACCATCATCACCGGCTGCAACGTGGAGAACTGCTCCTACCGCCTCACCAGCTGTGCCGAGCAAGGTGCCATTGCGCGCGCCGTCGCGCAGTACGGCCCGAAGATCCGTCTGGAGGCCGTCGCCGTCGCCAACCTCAACGAGTCGGCATCGATGCCCTGCGGCGCCTGCCGCCAGACGCTCACCGAGTTCGGTGACGACAGCGTGCTCGTGCTCTACCCCGGCGAGGGTGGCAGCGACGAAGAAACCACCATCGGCGACCTCCTGCCACATGCATTCCGCCTCGAGTTCATCAAGTAG
- a CDS encoding prolyl oligopeptidase family serine peptidase: MKKTLMLACVAMSLTGAAQEKPVITSRAGFTLPPPPVVEKKPVTDTYKVTGSADVSYTDNYRYLEDAKAPATRAFIDAQNVYTQQYLDKLTMLPRVRESMAALLKVDQMNMPTERNGVYFFSRRKADENQGSIYMRKGLHGADVKLIDGPSRSADGNTSVNFMGVTEDGSLLTYGVRVGGADESEVHFFDLATRKDVGEVLSSARYYGVSIAKDKKGVYYSRFTPHVGCKVYFHAFGTPMTADKLLLGGEYKGEKLGEIDGIGVRVTENGHWLVFNINRGVPAKREDILLKDLTKPDAPIVPLVYGIDARFGLDVVGDEFFIDTDWKAPNHRVLKAEVGVAPDAWKTILPEGKDVIESVSFVGGRMFVLRLKDVMGDLRVYTLDGKETGHIAFPGVGSGSGMAGRFKSDDGFYAFQSLITPPTYFHYDVKSGKSEVFYTQPSPFQSGQYELKEVFFTSKDGTRVPMFIAGKKGLKRDGTERLLMTGYGGFALAMRPDWNPEYAWWMEQGGWFALPDLRGGNEYGEVWHKAAMFEHKQNVFDDWFAAAEYLIANKYTSAEHFAIRGRSNGGLLMGAAMTQRPDLFAAIWCGYPLLDMLRYQYFLLGRTWTTEYGSSENPDQFAYIAKYSPYQNIKQGAKYPAIMFFTGDGDTRVDPMNARKMTPAMQEASRGGRPILLHYSIKGGHSAGVSMSQLVEDYADEMAFLWTETK, from the coding sequence ATGAAGAAGACATTGATGCTGGCCTGCGTAGCGATGAGCCTGACGGGCGCGGCGCAGGAGAAGCCCGTGATTACGAGCCGTGCGGGGTTTACGTTGCCGCCTCCGCCAGTGGTGGAGAAGAAGCCTGTTACGGACACGTATAAGGTGACCGGCAGTGCCGATGTCTCGTACACCGACAACTATCGTTATCTGGAAGATGCGAAGGCACCGGCGACGCGCGCGTTCATCGATGCGCAGAACGTGTATACGCAGCAGTATCTCGATAAGCTGACGATGCTACCCAGGGTGCGTGAGTCGATGGCAGCGCTGCTGAAGGTCGACCAGATGAATATGCCGACGGAGCGCAACGGCGTGTACTTCTTCAGCAGGCGCAAGGCGGACGAGAACCAGGGTTCCATCTATATGCGCAAGGGCTTGCATGGTGCGGATGTGAAGCTCATTGACGGGCCAAGCCGTTCGGCCGATGGCAACACCAGTGTGAACTTCATGGGTGTGACGGAAGATGGCTCGCTGCTGACCTATGGTGTTCGTGTGGGCGGCGCGGATGAGAGCGAAGTGCACTTCTTCGATCTCGCGACACGCAAGGATGTAGGCGAGGTGTTGTCGAGTGCACGCTATTACGGCGTCTCGATTGCGAAGGACAAGAAGGGTGTTTACTACTCGCGCTTTACGCCGCATGTCGGTTGCAAGGTGTACTTCCACGCGTTCGGGACGCCGATGACGGCGGACAAGCTGCTGCTCGGCGGAGAGTACAAAGGCGAGAAGCTGGGCGAGATTGATGGCATCGGTGTGCGTGTGACGGAGAACGGACACTGGCTCGTCTTCAACATCAACCGTGGTGTGCCTGCGAAGCGCGAAGACATTCTGCTGAAGGACCTGACCAAGCCGGATGCACCGATTGTGCCGTTGGTCTATGGCATCGATGCGCGCTTCGGGTTGGATGTGGTCGGGGATGAGTTCTTCATCGACACGGACTGGAAGGCACCGAACCATCGTGTGTTGAAGGCCGAGGTCGGTGTTGCACCGGATGCGTGGAAGACGATCCTTCCTGAAGGTAAGGACGTCATCGAGAGCGTGAGCTTCGTGGGTGGCAGGATGTTTGTGCTGCGCTTGAAGGATGTGATGGGCGATCTGCGCGTCTACACGCTCGACGGCAAGGAGACAGGCCACATCGCGTTTCCCGGTGTGGGGTCCGGGTCGGGGATGGCGGGGCGCTTCAAGAGCGACGATGGCTTCTACGCGTTTCAATCGCTGATCACGCCGCCGACGTATTTCCACTACGACGTGAAGAGCGGAAAAAGCGAGGTCTTTTACACGCAGCCGAGTCCTTTTCAAAGCGGACAGTATGAGCTGAAGGAAGTCTTCTTCACCTCGAAGGATGGAACGCGCGTACCGATGTTCATCGCAGGCAAGAAGGGTTTGAAGCGCGATGGCACAGAGCGTTTGCTGATGACCGGATATGGCGGCTTCGCCCTGGCGATGCGACCGGACTGGAACCCCGAATATGCGTGGTGGATGGAGCAGGGCGGCTGGTTTGCGTTGCCTGATCTGCGTGGCGGCAATGAGTATGGCGAGGTCTGGCACAAGGCCGCTATGTTCGAGCACAAGCAGAACGTCTTCGATGATTGGTTTGCAGCGGCAGAGTATTTGATCGCGAACAAATACACGAGCGCGGAGCACTTCGCGATTCGTGGACGCTCGAACGGTGGCCTGTTGATGGGCGCGGCGATGACACAACGCCCGGACCTCTTTGCGGCGATCTGGTGTGGTTATCCGTTGCTCGACATGTTGCGTTACCAGTACTTTCTGTTGGGTCGCACGTGGACCACGGAGTATGGCTCGTCGGAGAACCCTGATCAGTTTGCGTACATCGCAAAGTACTCGCCGTATCAGAACATCAAGCAGGGCGCGAAGTATCCGGCCATCATGTTCTTCACGGGCGATGGCGATACGCGTGTGGACCCGATGAACGCACGCAAGATGACGCCTGCGATGCAGGAGGCATCACGCGGCGGCAGGCCGATCCTGCTGCACTACTCGATCAAGGGCGGCCACTCGGCGGGTGTGTCGATGAGCCAGCTCGTGGAGGACTACGCGGACGAGATGGCGTTCCTTTGGACGGAGACAAAGTAG
- a CDS encoding DEAD/DEAH box helicase, with protein sequence MSDLKLQSDASEQALSLFHPVTAKWFRAVFEDVTPPQREGWPAISRGESTLILAPTGTGKTLTAFLWCLDKLMLREPPQTEGCRVLYISPLKALAVDVERNLRSPLTGIANMAEREGVPVHTPTISVRTGDTSSKERAQFKRHPGEILVTTPESLYLLLTSDAGETLRTVETIIIDEIHALVPTKRGAHMALSMERLQALVGRPIQRIGLSATQRPLEEVARFLGGAEGAAIAKPKRSQSSDETELVAEFADSESVDVPSEASGPQYRPVTIVNAGVRKQLELTVEVPVEDMAKLGEIDELPSGPASQGPKRTSIWQSIHPRLLEIVQAHTSTLIFVNARRVAERLAGALNELADASIARAHHGSLASAQRTEIEELLKAGRLKALVCTSSLELGIDMGAVDLVVQIEAPPSVASGMQRIGRAGHQVGAPSSGIIFPKYRADLIACAAVTEAMHEGHVESTRFLRNPLDILAQQIVAIVAQPPLPAEEVALRAKRRRTEEEEASPGISYDALVALVRSSAPFASISTAAFEGVLDMLAGRYPSDEFAELRPRVTWDRQRNWITPRQGAKRLAILNGGTIPDRGLYGVFLSGATKPLRVGELDEEMVFEARTGETFVLGASTWRIDEITQDRVLVSPAPGEPGKMPFWHGDQAGRPIEFGRRIGALVRQLRELPRSAAIVKLTKDHDLDERAAENVLRYLADQELSTQQVPDDRTVVVERVRDELGDWRVCVLTPFGSRVHTPWAMAASARLSAAGIAAETMWSEDGFVLRFPESETAPDVDFLLMEPEEASAHVMQQLGATALFAARFREAASRALLLPRRRADGRTPLWQQRKRSYDLLSVASRYASFPMILEAYRECLRDVFDMPALMETLRALQNRSIRVHVTDSRTPSPFAGALLFGYVANYIYEGDAPLAERRAQALSIDQEQLRELLGDADLRELLDINAIEETEEQLQCVVDSYKARSLDGVHDLLLRLGDLTREELAARCESAEIAASATRLIKARRVLELGINGEKRLIAVEDAARMRDALGVPLPPGLPTAFLEPARDALLDVVRRFARTHGPFVTAEIVERYGLPTASVEAVLQHLVGAGRIVEGGFRPGGLAREWIDAEVLRTVRRKSLAKLRKEIEPVEQRTLARMFTRWQGVLQPRRGLDALLDVIESLEGAPLPASLIETEILPYRIAGYRPADLDTLIAAGEVVWTGLEPLGERDGRVGLYLSEKLPMLWPPDHVYRGATKGATPEQTLSEKEAAIVEYLRSHGASFFQPLHDGIGGGFPGETIEALWSLVWRGLLTNDALHALRAYCEKPSGGGRAKPQRRVHNQSAFRSRRTTPPTAQGRWSLNEVAFDLHRLEPARMTDWSHAIAQQLLTRYGVVLRETAHAENLPGGFSAIYDVLKALEESGRVRRGYFAADLGVTQFAMPAAVDLLRSLRAGSRDEEQEVVMLAATDPANPYGAMLRWPAAQEEGSAMTRSVGARVVLVDGALTAYMRRGNPGIQLLLPEEEPQRSQFARAVAEFFVRETQRVRDEPGHDRSGMLINMVNGVPVAEHPFARFLLDAGFTPSPVGFNVRRALPRLPTDDAMKEMPHA encoded by the coding sequence ATGAGCGACCTGAAGCTGCAGAGTGATGCCAGCGAGCAGGCGCTTTCACTGTTTCATCCGGTGACGGCGAAGTGGTTCCGCGCAGTGTTTGAGGACGTAACTCCTCCACAGCGTGAAGGCTGGCCTGCCATTTCTCGCGGCGAGTCCACACTGATCCTTGCGCCGACGGGCACGGGTAAGACGCTTACCGCGTTTCTCTGGTGCCTGGACAAGCTGATGCTTCGCGAGCCGCCGCAGACCGAAGGCTGCCGCGTGTTGTACATCTCTCCGCTCAAGGCGCTTGCCGTGGACGTGGAGCGTAATTTGCGCTCACCGCTGACGGGCATCGCGAACATGGCCGAGCGCGAAGGCGTACCGGTGCACACGCCGACGATCAGTGTGCGGACCGGAGATACGAGCTCGAAGGAACGTGCGCAGTTCAAGCGGCATCCGGGCGAGATCCTGGTGACAACCCCGGAGTCGCTCTATCTGCTTCTCACGAGCGATGCGGGGGAGACGCTGCGTACTGTCGAGACGATCATCATCGACGAGATTCATGCCCTGGTTCCGACCAAGCGCGGCGCGCACATGGCGCTGTCGATGGAGCGTTTGCAGGCGCTTGTGGGACGGCCGATCCAGCGCATCGGTTTGTCCGCGACGCAGCGGCCGCTCGAGGAGGTCGCGCGCTTCCTCGGTGGGGCGGAAGGTGCGGCCATCGCCAAGCCGAAGCGCTCGCAGAGCTCCGATGAGACGGAGCTGGTGGCGGAGTTCGCGGACTCTGAATCCGTTGACGTGCCGAGCGAAGCCAGTGGGCCGCAGTATCGGCCTGTAACGATCGTTAACGCGGGTGTACGAAAACAGCTGGAGCTTACAGTCGAAGTTCCGGTCGAGGACATGGCCAAGCTTGGCGAGATCGACGAGCTGCCGAGTGGTCCTGCGTCCCAGGGGCCGAAGCGAACAAGCATCTGGCAGTCGATCCATCCACGCTTGCTGGAGATCGTGCAGGCGCATACGTCCACGTTGATCTTCGTGAACGCGCGTCGTGTGGCTGAGAGACTTGCGGGCGCGTTGAATGAGTTGGCCGACGCTTCAATCGCACGTGCGCATCACGGGTCACTGGCTTCGGCGCAGCGCACTGAGATTGAAGAACTGCTGAAGGCCGGGCGACTCAAAGCACTCGTGTGTACGTCGTCGCTGGAGCTCGGCATCGATATGGGCGCGGTCGATCTCGTCGTGCAGATCGAAGCTCCACCATCGGTTGCGAGCGGGATGCAGCGCATCGGTCGTGCAGGGCATCAGGTCGGTGCGCCATCGAGCGGCATCATCTTTCCGAAGTATCGTGCGGATCTGATCGCTTGTGCTGCGGTCACCGAAGCCATGCATGAAGGGCATGTCGAGTCGACGCGGTTTCTGCGTAATCCGCTCGACATTCTCGCGCAGCAGATCGTGGCGATCGTCGCACAACCTCCGTTACCTGCAGAGGAGGTCGCTCTGCGTGCCAAGCGCCGTCGCACGGAAGAGGAAGAGGCGTCGCCGGGCATCTCTTATGACGCGCTTGTCGCGCTCGTGCGGAGTTCGGCGCCGTTTGCGAGTATCTCTACGGCAGCATTCGAAGGCGTGTTGGATATGCTCGCCGGGCGCTATCCTTCAGACGAGTTTGCGGAGCTGCGGCCGCGCGTGACGTGGGACCGTCAGCGTAATTGGATCACGCCGCGGCAAGGAGCGAAGCGCCTTGCGATCTTGAACGGTGGCACGATTCCTGATCGCGGACTCTACGGTGTGTTTCTCTCAGGCGCGACGAAGCCACTGCGTGTAGGGGAGCTCGACGAAGAGATGGTCTTCGAAGCGCGCACGGGGGAGACGTTCGTGCTCGGCGCTTCTACGTGGCGCATCGATGAGATCACGCAGGACCGCGTGCTTGTTTCGCCGGCTCCGGGTGAGCCGGGCAAGATGCCGTTCTGGCATGGCGATCAGGCAGGCAGACCGATTGAGTTTGGCAGACGCATTGGTGCGCTCGTGCGGCAGCTACGCGAGCTTCCGCGCTCCGCAGCGATCGTGAAACTAACCAAGGACCATGATCTGGATGAGCGCGCCGCGGAGAATGTGTTGCGCTATCTGGCTGACCAGGAGTTGTCGACGCAGCAGGTGCCGGATGATCGCACGGTCGTTGTAGAGAGAGTGCGTGATGAGTTGGGGGACTGGCGTGTCTGTGTTCTCACGCCGTTCGGTTCGCGCGTTCACACGCCGTGGGCCATGGCCGCGAGTGCACGCTTGAGCGCCGCCGGTATCGCGGCGGAGACAATGTGGAGCGAAGACGGTTTCGTGTTGCGTTTTCCGGAGAGTGAGACCGCGCCTGATGTGGACTTCCTCCTGATGGAACCGGAGGAAGCGTCCGCGCATGTGATGCAGCAGCTCGGCGCGACCGCGCTCTTTGCAGCGCGCTTCCGCGAGGCCGCATCGCGCGCGTTGCTCTTGCCGCGCCGTCGTGCAGATGGCCGCACACCGCTATGGCAGCAGCGCAAGCGCTCGTATGATCTGCTGTCTGTCGCTTCGCGCTATGCAAGCTTCCCGATGATCCTCGAGGCGTATCGAGAATGCTTGCGCGATGTGTTTGACATGCCTGCGCTGATGGAGACGCTGCGCGCATTGCAGAACCGCTCTATCCGTGTGCATGTTACGGACTCGCGCACGCCTTCGCCGTTTGCGGGTGCGCTGCTGTTTGGCTATGTGGCGAACTACATCTACGAAGGCGATGCGCCGCTGGCTGAACGGCGCGCGCAGGCGTTGTCGATCGATCAGGAACAGCTTCGCGAGTTGCTGGGTGATGCTGATCTGCGCGAGTTGCTCGACATCAATGCGATCGAGGAGACAGAAGAGCAGCTGCAGTGTGTGGTCGATAGCTATAAGGCGCGATCGCTGGATGGTGTGCACGATCTTCTGCTGCGTCTCGGGGACCTGACTCGCGAAGAGCTTGCTGCACGATGCGAGAGCGCGGAGATAGCGGCGAGCGCGACGCGGCTTATCAAAGCGCGCCGTGTGCTCGAACTTGGCATCAACGGCGAGAAGCGATTGATCGCCGTTGAAGACGCTGCGCGTATGCGAGACGCGCTCGGTGTACCGTTGCCACCGGGTCTGCCCACGGCGTTTCTCGAGCCAGCGCGGGATGCGTTGCTCGATGTCGTTCGTCGCTTTGCTCGCACGCATGGTCCGTTCGTCACGGCGGAGATTGTGGAGCGCTATGGGTTGCCGACAGCAAGCGTTGAAGCTGTGCTGCAACATCTTGTCGGAGCAGGGCGCATTGTTGAAGGCGGCTTCCGTCCCGGTGGGCTTGCGCGCGAGTGGATCGACGCGGAGGTATTGCGCACGGTGCGACGCAAGTCCCTTGCGAAGCTGCGCAAGGAGATTGAGCCGGTAGAGCAGCGGACGCTTGCGCGGATGTTCACGCGTTGGCAGGGTGTTTTGCAGCCGCGTCGAGGGCTGGATGCGCTGCTCGATGTGATCGAGAGTCTGGAGGGCGCGCCGTTGCCGGCGTCGCTGATTGAAACCGAGATACTGCCATACCGTATCGCCGGGTATCGGCCTGCAGATCTCGACACGTTGATTGCTGCTGGCGAAGTCGTATGGACGGGGCTCGAGCCGCTTGGTGAACGCGATGGGCGCGTGGGGCTTTATCTTTCGGAGAAGCTGCCCATGCTGTGGCCGCCTGACCATGTTTATCGCGGAGCTACAAAGGGCGCGACGCCGGAGCAGACGCTGAGCGAGAAGGAAGCCGCCATCGTTGAGTACCTGCGCTCGCATGGTGCGTCGTTCTTTCAGCCGTTGCACGATGGCATCGGCGGCGGCTTTCCCGGCGAGACGATCGAAGCGCTCTGGTCTCTGGTGTGGCGTGGCCTGCTGACGAATGATGCGCTCCATGCACTGCGCGCTTATTGCGAGAAGCCTTCAGGCGGAGGACGTGCGAAGCCGCAGCGCCGCGTGCATAATCAGAGCGCATTTCGTTCGCGTCGGACGACGCCACCAACGGCGCAAGGGCGTTGGAGCTTGAACGAAGTGGCGTTTGATCTGCATCGGCTTGAGCCTGCGCGGATGACGGATTGGTCACATGCTATCGCGCAGCAGTTGCTCACGCGCTACGGAGTGGTGCTGCGTGAGACCGCTCATGCCGAAAATCTGCCGGGTGGGTTTTCGGCGATCTATGACGTGTTGAAGGCGTTGGAGGAGTCAGGGAGAGTGCGTCGCGGATACTTCGCGGCAGACCTCGGCGTAACGCAGTTCGCTATGCCAGCTGCAGTAGATCTGCTGCGGTCCTTGCGCGCAGGGAGCCGCGATGAAGAACAGGAAGTCGTGATGCTCGCTGCGACGGATCCGGCGAATCCTTACGGTGCGATGTTGCGTTGGCCTGCGGCGCAGGAAGAGGGATCGGCGATGACGCGTTCTGTGGGTGCGCGTGTCGTGCTGGTCGACGGCGCGCTCACGGCATACATGCGGCGCGGCAATCCTGGCATTCAACTGCTGTTGCCGGAGGAAGAGCCGCAACGCTCACAGTTTGCGCGCGCGGTTGCAGAGTTCTTCGTGCGCGAGACGCAGCGCGTGCGGGATGAGCCTGGCCATGATCGCAGCGGCATGTTGATCAACATGGTGAATGGTGTGCCTGTCGCGGAGCACCCATTCGCTCGCTTCCTGCTCGATGCTGGGTTCACTCCGTCACCGGTGGGTTTCAACGTGCGACGTGCGCTGCCGCGCCTGCCGACGGATGATGCCATGAAGGAAATGCCTCATGCCTGA
- a CDS encoding Fpg/Nei family DNA glycosylase has translation MPEGDTLFRTARALEKALAGRVVTAFETGVATLASVNDDKPVAGRLVERVEARGKWNLIFFSGDLILTSHMLMSGSWHIYRTGEKWWKGRSHMRVAITCGEMQAVLFDAQIAEFHTERSLARSRQIPALGLDVLSDAYTPEGGVAALRDYGRTHPEAEVGVTLLNQRVLAGLGNVYKSEVAFAAGVNPFRRMSTVTERELETMADVSQRYMKANVMDGSGDGIVTYSGNRRTTHSMNAGDRLWVYGRQGQECRRCGTAVERRLQGEQARPTYWCPQCQPWIADAGQSEAAPVGRNTKHTGPRRRRSGC, from the coding sequence ATGCCTGAAGGGGACACACTCTTTCGCACGGCGCGCGCACTGGAGAAAGCGCTCGCAGGCCGCGTCGTCACCGCGTTTGAAACTGGCGTTGCGACGCTTGCGAGCGTGAACGATGACAAGCCGGTGGCAGGCCGCTTGGTGGAGCGCGTTGAGGCGCGCGGCAAGTGGAACCTCATCTTCTTCTCAGGCGATCTTATTCTGACGAGCCACATGCTGATGTCGGGCTCGTGGCACATCTATCGCACCGGTGAAAAGTGGTGGAAGGGCCGCTCGCACATGCGCGTCGCCATCACTTGCGGAGAGATGCAGGCAGTGCTCTTTGATGCGCAGATAGCGGAGTTTCATACGGAGCGCAGCCTTGCGAGGAGTCGTCAGATTCCGGCGTTGGGTCTGGATGTCTTGAGCGATGCCTATACGCCGGAAGGCGGTGTGGCTGCGTTGCGTGATTATGGGCGAACGCATCCTGAGGCGGAAGTAGGGGTGACGTTGCTGAATCAGCGAGTGCTCGCGGGCCTCGGCAATGTGTACAAGAGCGAGGTCGCGTTCGCTGCTGGAGTGAATCCGTTTCGTCGCATGAGTACGGTGACGGAGCGCGAGCTTGAAACGATGGCGGATGTTTCGCAGCGTTACATGAAGGCGAATGTGATGGATGGCTCGGGTGACGGCATTGTGACGTACTCCGGCAACCGGCGCACAACGCACAGCATGAACGCTGGCGATCGCCTGTGGGTGTATGGCCGGCAAGGACAGGAGTGCCGGCGCTGTGGCACTGCGGTGGAGCGACGCCTGCAGGGCGAGCAGGCGCGGCCTACGTACTGGTGTCCGCAGTGTCAGCCGTGGATTGCCGATGCCGGACAAAGCGAAGCGGCCCCGGTGGGTCGCAATACCAAGCACACGGGGCCGCGTCGTCGACGCTCAGGTTGTTGA
- a CDS encoding thymidine phosphorylase, translated as MSNTPIHPLDVIIRKRDGHELTKAEIAHLVHTVVLNGEAKLNPATAPTVATDKITDAQIAAFLMAVFWRGLSREELAHLTTAMRFSGEVFDTKSLNSFTVDKHSTGGVGDKSSLLIAPTLAAAGIEGTPSISVPMISGRSLGHTGGTLDKLETIPGFNTQLTLTRMMEVLHECHAVLVGQTPKLVPADRMLYAMRDHTGTVESPFLITASIMSKKLAEDLQGLVLDVKVGSGAFMPSYEQSKFLAELMVSTGEHSGTKTVAVLTTMDEPLGRFSGNWVEVWECVDIMQGKRHAMSADLIELSNVLSGWMLFLAGKSDSPEAGAKLADDLLASGAAYKAWLKLVAAHGGDASVFEDPAAFHKPKATQVLKAKRSGYLAGMDCKEIGWAVQRLGAGRAKPGDPVGAHAGIESHAKLGTKVEEGQPLFTLFAEEASLLAEPLRMMEETIVIADEPPTVQPLIREIVKQ; from the coding sequence ATGAGCAACACACCGATTCATCCTCTCGACGTCATCATTCGCAAGCGCGACGGCCACGAACTTACCAAAGCCGAGATCGCGCACCTCGTGCATACTGTGGTGCTCAACGGCGAAGCCAAGCTGAACCCCGCCACAGCCCCCACAGTCGCCACCGATAAGATCACCGACGCGCAAATCGCTGCCTTCCTGATGGCGGTCTTCTGGCGCGGGCTATCGCGAGAAGAGCTCGCCCACCTCACCACGGCGATGCGCTTCTCCGGCGAAGTCTTCGACACGAAGTCGCTCAACAGCTTCACGGTCGACAAGCACTCCACCGGCGGCGTAGGGGACAAGAGCTCGCTGCTCATCGCGCCAACACTCGCTGCAGCAGGCATCGAAGGCACGCCTTCGATCTCCGTGCCCATGATCAGCGGTCGCTCGCTCGGACACACCGGCGGCACGCTCGACAAGCTTGAAACGATCCCCGGCTTTAATACGCAGCTCACGCTGACGCGCATGATGGAAGTCCTGCACGAGTGCCACGCCGTGCTCGTCGGCCAGACGCCGAAACTCGTCCCTGCCGACCGCATGCTCTATGCGATGCGCGACCACACCGGCACCGTCGAGTCGCCGTTCCTCATCACCGCCAGCATCATGAGTAAGAAGCTCGCCGAAGACCTGCAGGGCCTCGTGCTCGACGTGAAGGTCGGCTCCGGCGCCTTCATGCCGAGCTACGAGCAATCGAAGTTCCTCGCCGAGTTGATGGTTTCCACCGGCGAACACTCCGGCACCAAGACGGTCGCCGTGCTCACCACCATGGATGAGCCGCTCGGGCGCTTCTCCGGCAACTGGGTCGAGGTGTGGGAGTGCGTGGACATCATGCAGGGCAAGCGCCACGCGATGTCGGCCGACCTCATCGAGCTCTCGAACGTACTCTCCGGCTGGATGCTCTTCCTCGCCGGCAAGTCAGACTCTCCTGAAGCCGGCGCCAAGCTGGCCGACGACCTGCTCGCCAGCGGCGCAGCGTACAAAGCATGGCTCAAGCTCGTCGCCGCACACGGTGGCGATGCCTCCGTCTTTGAAGATCCCGCAGCGTTCCATAAGCCGAAGGCTACACAGGTGTTAAAGGCCAAGCGCAGCGGCTACCTCGCTGGCATGGACTGCAAGGAGATCGGCTGGGCCGTGCAGCGTCTCGGCGCAGGCCGCGCCAAACCCGGCGATCCCGTCGGCGCACACGCTGGCATTGAGTCGCACGCGAAGCTCGGCACGAAGGTCGAAGAAGGTCAGCCGCTCTTCACGCTCTTCGCCGAAGAAGCCTCGCTCCTCGCTGAACCGCTTCGCATGATGGAAGAGACGATCGTCATCGCAGACGAGCCGCCGACCGTACAGCCGCTCATTCGCGAGATCGTGAAGCAGTAG